A genome region from Coffea arabica cultivar ET-39 chromosome 7e, Coffea Arabica ET-39 HiFi, whole genome shotgun sequence includes the following:
- the LOC113690150 gene encoding FRIGIDA-like protein 1 isoform X1 gives MATATTQKSISKELELVDGKKAKLKSAFEELQAHYSVTNLNWEDLDSYFTSLQSHLLHKFSRLQSQKPDPKPLSQPQPQQPKQKETPAKDLSNPVPARAELKSFCENMDGLGLRNYILDRPRERAAIRVELADAWKYAPDPAKMVVDAVQGLIADDSGSGTSVDLGGLRRVGVVLLEELMRAKVEIRDGVKEKAKAIAAEWKGKLAAASSGSGSGGDGGGEEDGLEKLCFLHMLAAFGLVENDGFDLNELVEYAAVIARYRQAVELCRALKFGDKISDIIQKLIGEGKHLLAVKFIFQFEMTDRFPPVPLLKTYVLDSKKLAQKVRKDGKSSRQSLNEAAAKEISSLKSVIRIIEDHNLESQYSKDILLKLVEKLEKERTSKKRPAPVPAVKAQQQKPNVGKQSRKIGAAGRSTFQKNVATNPTVPTVQQPHMQMAGLLADPYLSTSAAAYGLAGSTPAVAPYGGTSAGIYGLPGTHIDPSVAGLYPSETSTRPSYYDRKWCRSLLQIQIPQTLRWIGSSSCPVKPKPKPKPPNTPQKHPSSLSLSLSNTHTQRCACI, from the exons ATGGCGACGGCGACCACCCAGAAATCAATCTCAAAGGAACTAGAACTGGTCGATGGAAAAAAGGCCAAACTTAAATCAGCATTCGAAGAGCTTCAAGCCCATTATTCTGTCACCAATCTCAATTGGGAAGACTTAGATTCGTACTTCACCTCCCTCCAGTCCCACCTCCTCCACAAGTTCTCCCGCCTCCAATCCCAAAAACCTGACCCGAAACCCCTGTCCCAACCACAGCCCCAGCAGCCCAAACAGAAAGAAACTCCAGCCAAGGATTTGTCGAACCCAGTTCCGGCTCGGGCTGAATTGAAGTCTTTCTGTGAGAATATGGATGGGTTAGGGTTGAGAAATTATATACTCGACCGCCCCAGAGAACGGGCTGCTATTCGGGTCGAATTGGCGGACGCTTGGAAGTACGCGCCGGACCCAGCTAAAATGGTTGTCGATGCCGTGCAGGGGTTGATTGCGGATGATTCGGGTTCGGGTACGAGTGTGGACTTGGGTGGGTTGAGGAGGGTGGGCGTGGTTTTGTTAGAGGAGTTGATGAGGGCTAAAGTGGAGATTAGGGACGGGGTTAAGGAGAAGGCGAAGGCGATAGCGGCTGAGTGGAAGGGGAAATTGGCTGCCGCCAGTAGTGGTAGTGGTAGTGGTGGTGATGGTGGAGGTGAGGAGGATGGATTGGAAAAGTTGTGTTTTTTGCATATGTTGGCTGCATTTGGGTTAGTGGAGAATGATGGTTTTGACTTGAATGAGCTGGTTGAGTATGCTGCTGTAATCGCGAGGTATCGACAGGCTGTGGAGTTGTGTCGTGCCCTTAAGTTTGGCGATAAGATTTCTG ACATAATTCAGAAACTTATTGGCGAGGGCAAACATCTTTTGGCTGTTAAGTTCATATTCCAATTTGAGATGACGGACAGGTTCCCACCGGTGCCTTTGCTGAAAACCTATGTATTAGATTCAAAGAAACTTGCTCAGAAAGTTCGCAAGGATGGAAAGAGTTCTCGTCAATCTTTA AATGAGGCAGCTGCAAAAGAAATTAGCTCGCTCAAATCAGTCATTAGAATTATTGAAGATCACAATTTGGAATCTCAGTATTCAAAGGACATCCTTCTGAAGCTTGTTGAGAAGCTAGAAAAAGAAAGGACAAGTAAGAAGCGACCTGCACCTGTCCCTGCAGTCAAAGCTCAACAACAGAAGCCCAATGTAGGTAAGCAGAGTAGGAAGATTGGAGCTGCTGGCCGGTCTACATTCCAAAAGAATGTTGCTACCAATCCAACTGTTCCAACAGTCCAACAACCTCATATGCAGATGGCAGGTTTATTGGCAGATCCATACCTCAGTACATCTGCAGCAGCCTATGGCTTGGCAGGCTCAACTCCTGCTGTTGCCCCATATGGAGGCACATCTGCTGGCATTTATGGGTTGCCAGGGACCCATATAGACCCTTCTGTAGCCGGTCTATACCCTTCTGAAACCTCCACGCGGCCTAGTTACTATGATAG GAAATGGTGCAGAAGCCTTCTGCAAATCCAGATTCCACAGACCCTGAGATGGATAGGATCTTCTTCCTGCCCAGTCAAGCCCAAGCCCAAGCCCAAGCCCCCCAACACCCCCCAAAAACacccttcctctctctctctctctctctctaacacacacacacagagatgTGCAtgcatttaa
- the LOC113690150 gene encoding truncated FRIGIDA-like protein 1 isoform X2: MATATTQKSISKELELVDGKKAKLKSAFEELQAHYSVTNLNWEDLDSYFTSLQSHLLHKFSRLQSQKPDPKPLSQPQPQQPKQKETPAKDLSNPVPARAELKSFCENMDGLGLRNYILDRPRERAAIRVELADAWKYAPDPAKMVVDAVQGLIADDSGSGTSVDLGGLRRVGVVLLEELMRAKVEIRDGVKEKAKAIAAEWKGKLAAASSGSGSGGDGGGEEDGLEKLCFLHMLAAFGLVENDGFDLNELVEYAAVIARYRQAVELCRALKFGDKISDIIQKLIGEGKHLLAVKFIFQFEMTDRFPPVPLLKTYVLDSKKLAQKVRKDGKSSRQSLNEAAAKEISSLKSVIRIIEDHNLESQYSKDILLKLVEKLEKERTSKKRPAPVPAVKAQQQKPNVGKQSRKIGAAGRSTFQKNVATNPTVPTVQQPHMQMAGLLADPYLSTSAAAYGLAGSTPAVAPYGGTSAGIYGLPGTHIDPSVAGLYPSETSTRPSYYDRYEMLHSLSLSLSHIRRSMLPI; this comes from the exons ATGGCGACGGCGACCACCCAGAAATCAATCTCAAAGGAACTAGAACTGGTCGATGGAAAAAAGGCCAAACTTAAATCAGCATTCGAAGAGCTTCAAGCCCATTATTCTGTCACCAATCTCAATTGGGAAGACTTAGATTCGTACTTCACCTCCCTCCAGTCCCACCTCCTCCACAAGTTCTCCCGCCTCCAATCCCAAAAACCTGACCCGAAACCCCTGTCCCAACCACAGCCCCAGCAGCCCAAACAGAAAGAAACTCCAGCCAAGGATTTGTCGAACCCAGTTCCGGCTCGGGCTGAATTGAAGTCTTTCTGTGAGAATATGGATGGGTTAGGGTTGAGAAATTATATACTCGACCGCCCCAGAGAACGGGCTGCTATTCGGGTCGAATTGGCGGACGCTTGGAAGTACGCGCCGGACCCAGCTAAAATGGTTGTCGATGCCGTGCAGGGGTTGATTGCGGATGATTCGGGTTCGGGTACGAGTGTGGACTTGGGTGGGTTGAGGAGGGTGGGCGTGGTTTTGTTAGAGGAGTTGATGAGGGCTAAAGTGGAGATTAGGGACGGGGTTAAGGAGAAGGCGAAGGCGATAGCGGCTGAGTGGAAGGGGAAATTGGCTGCCGCCAGTAGTGGTAGTGGTAGTGGTGGTGATGGTGGAGGTGAGGAGGATGGATTGGAAAAGTTGTGTTTTTTGCATATGTTGGCTGCATTTGGGTTAGTGGAGAATGATGGTTTTGACTTGAATGAGCTGGTTGAGTATGCTGCTGTAATCGCGAGGTATCGACAGGCTGTGGAGTTGTGTCGTGCCCTTAAGTTTGGCGATAAGATTTCTG ACATAATTCAGAAACTTATTGGCGAGGGCAAACATCTTTTGGCTGTTAAGTTCATATTCCAATTTGAGATGACGGACAGGTTCCCACCGGTGCCTTTGCTGAAAACCTATGTATTAGATTCAAAGAAACTTGCTCAGAAAGTTCGCAAGGATGGAAAGAGTTCTCGTCAATCTTTA AATGAGGCAGCTGCAAAAGAAATTAGCTCGCTCAAATCAGTCATTAGAATTATTGAAGATCACAATTTGGAATCTCAGTATTCAAAGGACATCCTTCTGAAGCTTGTTGAGAAGCTAGAAAAAGAAAGGACAAGTAAGAAGCGACCTGCACCTGTCCCTGCAGTCAAAGCTCAACAACAGAAGCCCAATGTAGGTAAGCAGAGTAGGAAGATTGGAGCTGCTGGCCGGTCTACATTCCAAAAGAATGTTGCTACCAATCCAACTGTTCCAACAGTCCAACAACCTCATATGCAGATGGCAGGTTTATTGGCAGATCCATACCTCAGTACATCTGCAGCAGCCTATGGCTTGGCAGGCTCAACTCCTGCTGTTGCCCCATATGGAGGCACATCTGCTGGCATTTATGGGTTGCCAGGGACCCATATAGACCCTTCTGTAGCCGGTCTATACCCTTCTGAAACCTCCACGCGGCCTAGTTACTATGATAG ATATGAGATgcttcactctctctctctctctctctctcatattCGACGAAGTATGCTTCCTATTTGA